The Streptomyces sp. NBC_00510 genomic interval ACGATGCTGGCGACCGCCGTCGCCGAGGCCCGGGCGGGCCTCGCGGAGGGCGGGATCCCCATCGGGGCGGCCCTGTACGGCCCGGACGGCCGCACGGTGCTGGGCCGCGGCCGCAACCGCCGTGTGCAGGACGGCGATCCGTCGATGCACGGCGAGACGGCTGCCTTCCGCGCGGCCGGGCGGCAGCGCACCTACCGCGGGACGACGATGGTGACCACCCTGTCGCCGTGCTGGTACTGCAGCGGCCTGGTCCGGCAGTTCGGGATCTCCCGGGTCGTCATCGGCGAGGCCCGCACCTTCCACGGCGGCCACGACTGGCTGGCCGAGCACGGCGTGGAGATCGTCCTGCTGGACGACCCGGAGTGCGTGGCCCTGATGACGGAGTTCGTCGCGGCCCGCCCCGAGCTGTGGAACGAGGACATCGGCGCATGATCCCCACCATCGACCTCGGGCCCTGGCTCACCGGTGACGCCGCCGGCCGCGCCCGCGTCGCCGCCACCGTCGACGAGGCGCTGTGCTCGGCCGGCTTCCTGCTGGTCACCGGGCACGGCGTCGACCCGGGACTGCGCGCGGCGATCCGGGAGGCCGCCCGCGGCTTCTTCCGGCTGCCGGCCGCCGTCAAGGAGCCGTACGCGGTACGGGTCGGGGGCCGCGGCTGGCTGGGCCAGGGCGCGGAGGCCAACGGCTACGCGGAGGGCACGGCCACCCCGCCGGACCTGAAGGAGTCCTGGTCGTTCGCCGCCGAGGAGCCGACCGGTGACCCGGCGGTGGACGCCGAGTGGTTCCTGCCGAACCTCTGGCCGGCCGAGGCGCCGCGGCTGCGACCGCTGGTGGACGCGTACGTGACGCACATGCGCGATCTCTCCGACCACCTGCTGGAGCTGCTGGCCGCCGCCCTGGGCGGACCCGGGGACCTCTTCACCCGGCACACCCGCCACCCCACCTGGGGCTTCAACATCAACTGGTACCCGGGCACCGACGTGGTCGGACCGCCCGAGCCGGGCCAGTTCAGGATCGGCCCGCACACCGACTTCGGCACGGTCACCGTGCTCGACCGCCAGCGGGGCAAGGGCGGGCTCCAGGTGCACACCGGCGAGGACGGCTGGCAGGACGCCCCCTGGGAGCCGGACTCCTTCACCGTCAACATCGGCGACCTGATGGCCCGCTGGACCGGCGACCGCTGGCGTTCCGGGCGGCACCGCGTGCTGCCCCCGCCGGCCGACGCGCCGGCGGAGGAGCTGATGTCGCTGGTGTGGTTCTACGAGTGCGACCCCGGCACCCGCGTCACGCCGCTGCCCGCGCCCGTCGGCAGGCACGCGTAC includes:
- a CDS encoding nucleoside deaminase; its protein translation is MDDAQTMLATAVAEARAGLAEGGIPIGAALYGPDGRTVLGRGRNRRVQDGDPSMHGETAAFRAAGRQRTYRGTTMVTTLSPCWYCSGLVRQFGISRVVIGEARTFHGGHDWLAEHGVEIVLLDDPECVALMTEFVAARPELWNEDIGA
- a CDS encoding isopenicillin N synthase family oxygenase codes for the protein MIPTIDLGPWLTGDAAGRARVAATVDEALCSAGFLLVTGHGVDPGLRAAIREAARGFFRLPAAVKEPYAVRVGGRGWLGQGAEANGYAEGTATPPDLKESWSFAAEEPTGDPAVDAEWFLPNLWPAEAPRLRPLVDAYVTHMRDLSDHLLELLAAALGGPGDLFTRHTRHPTWGFNINWYPGTDVVGPPEPGQFRIGPHTDFGTVTVLDRQRGKGGLQVHTGEDGWQDAPWEPDSFTVNIGDLMARWTGDRWRSGRHRVLPPPADAPAEELMSLVWFYECDPGTRVTPLPAPVGRHAYEPVDSHAYLRAKLDAIGLG